One Azospirillum sp. B510 genomic window carries:
- a CDS encoding transporter substrate-binding domain-containing protein, producing the protein MKSGFLAAAAAAVVVSASAVAGAATLDTVKQRGFVQCGVNAGLPGFGNPDSAGNWTGLDVDYCRAVAVAIFGDANKVKFTPLSAQQRFPAIQSGEVDLLSRNTTVTLTRDTSVGLNFAPVTYYDGQGFMVPKKLGVKSAKELNGATVCVQSGTTTELNLADYFRANNMTYNPVVIESNDEVNAAYFAGRCDVLTTDVSGLAGTRAGVAPVPDDHVILPEVISKEPLAPAVRHGDDQWFDIVKWTVYATIQAEEFGITSKNIDEFANSKNPDIQRFLGTSPGMGKAMGLDEKWAYNIVKKVGNYAEIFDRNVGPATPLKLERGLNALWTKGGLMYAQPFR; encoded by the coding sequence ATGAAGTCAGGGTTCCTGGCCGCCGCCGCGGCGGCCGTGGTCGTTTCCGCCAGCGCCGTTGCCGGCGCCGCCACGCTCGACACCGTCAAGCAGCGCGGCTTTGTGCAATGCGGTGTGAACGCCGGCCTTCCGGGCTTCGGCAACCCCGACAGCGCCGGCAACTGGACCGGCCTGGACGTCGATTATTGCCGTGCCGTCGCCGTCGCCATCTTCGGCGACGCCAACAAGGTCAAGTTCACCCCGCTGTCCGCCCAGCAGCGCTTCCCGGCCATCCAGTCGGGCGAGGTCGATCTGCTGTCGCGCAACACCACCGTCACGCTGACCCGCGACACCTCGGTCGGTCTCAATTTCGCCCCCGTCACCTATTATGACGGCCAGGGCTTCATGGTTCCGAAGAAGCTGGGCGTGAAGAGCGCCAAGGAGCTGAACGGCGCCACCGTCTGCGTCCAGTCCGGCACGACGACCGAACTGAACCTGGCGGATTATTTCCGTGCCAACAACATGACCTACAACCCGGTCGTCATCGAGTCGAACGACGAGGTCAACGCCGCCTATTTCGCCGGCCGTTGCGACGTGCTGACCACCGACGTCTCCGGTCTGGCCGGCACCCGCGCCGGTGTCGCCCCGGTTCCCGACGACCATGTGATCCTGCCGGAAGTCATCTCCAAGGAGCCGCTGGCCCCCGCCGTGCGCCATGGCGACGACCAGTGGTTCGACATCGTCAAGTGGACGGTCTATGCGACCATCCAGGCGGAAGAGTTCGGCATCACCTCGAAGAACATCGACGAGTTCGCCAACTCCAAGAACCCGGACATCCAGCGCTTCCTCGGCACCTCGCCGGGCATGGGCAAGGCGATGGGCCTGGACGAGAAGTGGGCCTACAACATCGTGAAGAAGGTCGGCAACTATGCCGAGATCTTCGACCGCAACGTCGGCCCGGCCACCCCGCTGAAGCTGGAGCGCGGGCTGAACGCCCTGTGGACCAAGGGCGGCCTGATGTACGCGCAGCCGTTCCGGTAA
- the metC gene encoding cystathionine beta-lyase, protein MKDVTKDTILVHAGRDPRNNHGIVNPPVYHCSTVLFPTLDALEEADRNMLTSVNYGRMGTPTTFAFEEAAAALEGGYRSVNTGSGLAAIAVALSAFTKAGDHVLITDSAYGPTRRFARETLAPYGVEVEFYDPCIGAGIAALLRPNTSVVFLESPGSLTFEIQDVPAIAAAAKTVGATVMIDNTWATPLFFRPFDHGVDLSIHAATKYMVGHADAMLGVITCRDEASWTVVKKTATRFGVCGGPDDLYLGLRGLRSMAVRMRQHQDSALALADWLAARPEVTRVLHPARPDFPGHALWKRDFTGSSGLFSIIVNPVPRKALAAMLDGMELFGMGYSWGGFESLILPARPAAVRSATRWSDPGQLLRLHAGLESPDDLIRDLEAGFRRMAAAL, encoded by the coding sequence ATGAAGGACGTCACCAAGGACACCATTCTCGTTCATGCCGGCCGCGATCCGCGGAACAACCACGGCATCGTCAATCCGCCGGTGTATCATTGCTCGACCGTGCTGTTCCCGACCCTGGACGCGCTGGAGGAAGCCGACCGTAACATGCTGACCAGCGTGAATTACGGCCGCATGGGCACCCCCACCACCTTCGCCTTCGAAGAGGCGGCGGCGGCGCTGGAGGGTGGTTACCGGTCGGTGAACACCGGCTCGGGCCTCGCCGCCATCGCCGTCGCGCTGTCCGCCTTCACCAAGGCCGGCGACCATGTGCTGATCACCGACAGCGCCTACGGCCCGACCCGCCGCTTCGCCAGGGAGACGCTGGCCCCCTATGGCGTGGAGGTCGAGTTCTACGATCCCTGCATCGGCGCCGGCATCGCGGCGCTGCTGCGGCCGAACACCAGCGTCGTCTTCCTCGAATCGCCGGGATCGCTGACCTTCGAGATTCAGGACGTGCCGGCCATCGCCGCCGCGGCCAAGACCGTCGGCGCCACGGTCATGATCGACAACACCTGGGCGACTCCGCTGTTCTTCCGCCCCTTCGACCATGGCGTCGATCTGTCGATCCATGCCGCGACCAAATACATGGTCGGCCATGCCGATGCGATGCTCGGCGTCATCACCTGCCGCGACGAGGCGAGTTGGACGGTGGTGAAGAAGACCGCCACCCGATTCGGCGTCTGCGGCGGGCCGGACGACCTCTATCTCGGCCTGCGCGGCCTGCGCAGCATGGCGGTGCGCATGCGCCAGCATCAGGACAGCGCGCTGGCGCTGGCCGACTGGCTGGCGGCCCGGCCGGAGGTGACGCGGGTGCTGCATCCCGCCCGTCCCGACTTCCCCGGCCATGCGCTGTGGAAGCGCGACTTCACCGGTTCCAGCGGCTTGTTCTCCATCATCGTCAACCCGGTCCCGCGCAAGGCGCTGGCGGCGATGCTGGACGGGATGGAACTGTTCGGCATGGGCTACAGCTGGGGCGGGTTCGAGAGCCTGATCCTGCCGGCCCGGCCGGCGGCGGTGCGCTCCGCCACCCGCTGGAGCGATCCGGGGCAACTCCTGCGCCTGCATGCCGGCCTGGAAAGCCCCGACGACCTGATCCGCGACCTCGAAGCCGGCTTCCGCCGGATGGCCGCCGCCCTGTGA